The following proteins are encoded in a genomic region of Diadema setosum chromosome 10, eeDiaSeto1, whole genome shotgun sequence:
- the LOC140234136 gene encoding uncharacterized protein has protein sequence MATTTKQRKRKHNFSQEEIGALLSFLQQHASKLSSRAGHCSAKIEKSRKKCWLMATEVLQAAGGPARTWREIKAKWVHLKRKALQYKMILDERGEGSVPFHHVHEAILAILATVQAEPIISSSSEEDEMAPALFDDTSDGSWLQGPVEESPVRCKTEESGINSATPSVIPRESAPMPPSQASAARKVPTLEDCHYLIQEQTYILREISNKLDIVISKLK, from the exons AAAAGGAAACACAACTTCAGCCAAGAAGAGATAGGGGCTCTTCTGAGTTTCCTTCAACAACATGCATCAAAGCTTTCCAGCAGGGCAGGCCATTGCTCAGCAAAA ATTGAAAAGAGCAGAAAGAAGTGCTGGCTAATGGCCACAGAAGTCCTTCAGGCTGCGGGAGGTCCAGCACGGACATGGCGTGAGATCAAAGCCAAGTGGGTACATCTGAAGAGAAAAGCTCTTCAGTATAAAATGATACTCGACGAAAGAG GAGAAGGAAGTGTCCCTTTTCACCATGTACATGAAGCGATCCTGGCCATTCTTGCTACAGTTCAAGCTGAGCCCATTATTTCCTCTTCAAGTGAG GAGGATGAAATGGCCCCAGCTCTCTTTGATGACACAAGTGATGGCTCTTGGCTCCAAGGTCCAGTGGAAGAGTCACCAGTGCGGTGTAAGACTGAAGAGTCTGGAATTAATAGTGCAACACCCTCGGTCATTCCCCGCGAGTCTGCTCCTATGCCACCTTCCCAGGCATCTGCAGCAAGGAAAGTGCCAACATTGGAAGACTGTCATTATTTGATCCAGGAGCAAACATACATTCTCAGAGAAATCTCTAACAAGCTGGACAttgtcatttcaaaactaaaaTAG
- the LOC140234028 gene encoding uncharacterized protein, with the protein MATTTKQRKRKHNFSQEEIGALLTFVQQHATKLSSRAGHCSGKIERRKKKCWLMATRVLQTAGGPVRTWREVKKKWHDLKSSALHYKMELDKKGEGNVRHHRLHESILAILSTLQAEPIPSSSEEDEMAPALFDDMSDGSWLHGPGEESPVRCKTEESRINSATSSVLPPKSAPMPPSQASAARKVPTLEDCHYLIQEQTYILREISNKLDIVISKLK; encoded by the exons atgGCAACGACAACGAAGCAGAGG AAAAGGAAACACAACTTCAGCCAAGAAGAGATAGGGGCTCTTCTGACTTTCGTTCAGCAACATGCAACAAAGCTTTCCAGCAGGGCAGGCCATTGCTCAGGAAAA attgaaaggagaaaaaagaagtgCTGGTTAATGGCCACACGAGTCCTGCAGACTGCTGGTGGTCCAGTACGGACGTGGCGTGAGGTCAAAAAGAAGTGGCACGACCTGAAAAGCAGTGCTCTTCATTACAAAATGGAACTCGACAAAAAAG GAGAAGGAAATGTCCGTCATCACCGTCTGCATGAGTCGATCCTGGCCATTCTTTCTACACTACAAGCTGAGCCAATTCCCTCTTCAAGTGAG GAGGATGAAATGGCTCCAGCTCTCTTTGATGACATGAGTGACGGCTCTTGGCTCCACGGTCCAGGGGAAGAGTCACCGGTGCGGTGTAAGACTGAAGAGTCCAGAATTAATAGTGCAACATCCTCAGTCCTTCCTCCCAAGTCTGCTCCTATGCCACCTTCCCAGGCATCTGCAGCAAGGAAAGTGCCAACATTGGAAGACTGTCATTACTTGATCCAGGAGCAAACATACATTCTCAGAGAAATCTCTAACAAGCTGGACattgtcatttcaaaactgaaataG